The Candidatus Koribacter versatilis Ellin345 genome has a segment encoding these proteins:
- a CDS encoding nuclear transport factor 2 family protein, giving the protein MISQSPTASKIPQSTQSADVPIDASTAETLMSSVEDEIRRVEERLRIAQLHCDPKVLDQLLDERMLLLSDGQPYFAKARIMEMYAPHAGPHLKSIHWRDSKIINFGTAAIVICRGEYISDQFNISLEFMRFWLHKGGQWKLIAGTISQPTTD; this is encoded by the coding sequence ATGATTTCTCAATCGCCAACCGCTTCAAAAATTCCACAATCCACTCAATCTGCCGATGTACCCATCGATGCCAGTACCGCCGAGACCCTGATGTCGTCCGTCGAAGACGAAATCCGCCGAGTCGAAGAACGTTTACGGATTGCGCAGCTTCATTGCGATCCGAAGGTGCTCGACCAACTGCTTGACGAACGCATGCTGCTGCTCTCGGACGGGCAGCCCTATTTCGCCAAAGCCCGCATCATGGAGATGTACGCGCCCCATGCCGGGCCTCACCTCAAATCCATCCACTGGAGGGACTCGAAAATCATCAACTTCGGCACCGCGGCGATCGTCATATGCCGCGGCGAGTACATCTCCGATCAGTTCAACATCTCACTCGAATTCATGCGCTTCTGGCTGCACAAAGGCGGGCAATGGAAATTGATCGCCGGCACCATCTCCCAGCCAACCACCGACTAA